A region from the Saccharomonospora azurea NA-128 genome encodes:
- the holA gene encoding DNA polymerase III subunit delta, protein MSRPATTPPPLHLVLGEEELLVERAVREALDTARLADPTADATRIRVSDLTPPQFVELVSPSLFSEGRVVVLDAAQDINQENADAVLSYIADPADGIVLVVVHSGGGRSKAAKALPAALRKAGAVVTECAKITKPAERESFVRNEVRRAGGRIDAAGVVALVDAVGADLRELASAAAQLVADSGGSIDEEAVRRYHRGRAEVTGFQVAEKAVAGDRAAALESLRWAQQIGVAHVLVADALADAVRTIARVSAAGRGNPNQMAGQLGMPPWKIRKAQGQSKGWSSAGLAAAMRVAARVNAEVKGAAADPEYALERAVLDIVAARKQR, encoded by the coding sequence GTGAGTCGTCCAGCCACCACGCCGCCACCGCTGCACCTCGTGCTCGGTGAGGAAGAACTGCTCGTCGAACGGGCTGTGCGGGAAGCGCTCGACACCGCACGCCTCGCCGACCCGACGGCCGACGCCACCCGGATCCGTGTGAGCGACCTCACGCCTCCGCAGTTCGTCGAGCTGGTGAGTCCGTCGCTGTTCAGTGAGGGCCGGGTCGTCGTGCTCGACGCCGCGCAGGACATCAATCAGGAGAACGCCGACGCCGTCCTGTCGTACATCGCCGACCCCGCCGACGGCATCGTGCTCGTCGTGGTGCACAGCGGAGGTGGGCGGAGCAAGGCCGCGAAGGCGCTGCCGGCGGCGCTACGCAAGGCCGGTGCGGTCGTCACGGAATGCGCGAAGATCACCAAGCCCGCCGAGCGGGAGTCGTTCGTCCGCAACGAGGTGCGCCGCGCCGGGGGACGGATCGACGCCGCCGGAGTGGTGGCGCTCGTCGATGCCGTGGGCGCGGACCTGCGCGAGTTGGCGTCGGCGGCGGCGCAGCTCGTGGCCGACTCGGGCGGCTCGATCGACGAGGAGGCCGTGCGCCGCTACCACCGGGGCCGCGCCGAGGTGACGGGTTTTCAGGTCGCCGAGAAGGCGGTCGCCGGCGACCGCGCGGCGGCGCTGGAGTCGCTGCGGTGGGCGCAGCAGATCGGGGTCGCCCACGTCCTCGTGGCGGACGCCCTCGCCGATGCGGTGCGCACGATCGCCCGGGTCTCGGCGGCCGGTCGGGGCAACCCGAACCAGATGGCGGGTCAGCTGGGCATGCCCCCGTGGAAGATCCGGAAGGCGCAGGGCCAGTCGAAGGGCTGGAGTTCCGCGGGCCTCGCGGCGGCCATGCGGGTGGCAGCGCGCGTGAACGCCGAGGTCAAGGGCGCCGCCGCCGACCCGGAGTACGCCCTCGAACGCGCCGTGCTCGACATCGTGGCGGCCCGCAAACAGCGGTGA
- the rpsT gene encoding 30S ribosomal protein S20 yields the protein MANIKSQIKRIKTNEKARVRNQSVKSAVKTAVRKFREAADAGDKAKAVELQREAARKLDKAVTKGVIHKNQAANKKSAMAVRVNKL from the coding sequence GTGGCCAACATCAAGTCCCAGATCAAGCGCATCAAGACCAACGAGAAGGCGCGCGTGCGCAACCAGTCGGTCAAGTCCGCGGTGAAGACCGCCGTGCGCAAGTTCCGCGAGGCCGCCGACGCCGGCGACAAGGCCAAGGCCGTGGAGCTGCAGCGCGAGGCCGCGCGCAAGCTCGACAAGGCCGTGACCAAGGGCGTCATCCACAAGAACCAGGCCGCCAACAAGAAGTCGGCGATGGCGGTGCGCGTCAACAAGCTCTGA
- a CDS encoding zinc-binding dehydrogenase — protein sequence MFAVYAKEPNADDPLSSLVVGERPDPEVPDGWVRVSVRAASLNMHDIWTLRGVGIKPDQFPMILGCDGAGVLDDGTEVVLHSVVNDPAWRGDDTLDPKRTLLTEKYQGTFADSVVVPARNVLPKPAGLSFAEAATMGTAWLTAYRMLFVKSGLRPGQTMLVQGASGGVSTALVQLGRAAGIRVWVTGRTEEKRALAEQLGAHATFEPGARLPERVDAVFETVGKATWGHSLKSLKPGGIVVVSGATSGPDPSADLQRVFFLQLRVVGSTMGTRDELADLLSYVDLTGIRPQIGAELPMSEAATGFSDMLEGRTAGKIVFTR from the coding sequence ATGTTCGCCGTCTACGCCAAAGAACCGAACGCCGACGATCCGCTGTCCTCGCTCGTCGTGGGTGAGAGGCCCGACCCCGAGGTGCCCGACGGTTGGGTGCGGGTGTCGGTGCGCGCGGCCAGCCTCAACATGCACGACATCTGGACTCTGCGGGGTGTCGGCATCAAGCCGGATCAGTTCCCGATGATCCTCGGATGCGACGGGGCGGGGGTGCTGGACGACGGCACCGAGGTGGTGCTGCACTCCGTCGTCAACGACCCGGCCTGGCGCGGGGACGACACCCTCGACCCGAAGCGCACCCTGCTGACGGAGAAGTACCAGGGCACGTTCGCCGACAGTGTGGTGGTGCCCGCCCGCAACGTGCTGCCGAAGCCCGCGGGGCTGTCCTTCGCGGAAGCCGCCACGATGGGCACGGCGTGGCTGACCGCCTACCGCATGTTGTTCGTCAAGTCCGGACTGCGTCCGGGACAGACGATGCTGGTGCAGGGCGCGTCCGGCGGCGTGTCCACCGCGCTCGTCCAGCTCGGCAGGGCCGCCGGGATCCGGGTGTGGGTCACCGGCCGGACCGAGGAGAAGCGTGCGCTGGCCGAGCAGCTCGGCGCTCACGCGACCTTCGAACCGGGTGCCCGGCTGCCGGAGCGGGTGGACGCCGTGTTCGAGACGGTGGGCAAGGCCACGTGGGGCCACTCCCTGAAGTCGCTGAAGCCCGGTGGGATCGTCGTGGTCTCGGGCGCAACGAGCGGACCGGACCCGAGCGCCGACCTTCAGCGTGTGTTCTTCCTGCAGCTGCGCGTGGTCGGCTCGACGATGGGCACCCGCGACGAACTGGCGGATCTGCTCTCCTACGTCGACCTCACCGGGATCCGCCCGCAGATCGGCGCCGAACTGCCGATGAGCGAGGCCGCCACCGGTTTCTCCGACATGCTCGAGGGCCGCACCGCGGGCAAGATCGTTTTCACCCGCTGA
- a CDS encoding NAD(P)H-dependent flavin oxidoreductase yields MFDSLRVPVIAAPMAGGPSTPELVAAMGRAGAFGYLAGGYLTAASLAEQIATVRRLSDAAFGVNLFVPGIRSIVDLSGYVERVGREAERYGTQAGEPRWDDDGYSAKLDLLVESRVPVVSFTFGVPSDSDVDRLHEVGTTVVVTVTSPEEAREATEVGADALCVQGFEAGGHRSVFHDDPDDPCGGPLYGLLAGLRLCSAVTDLPLVAAGGIVRGADVAAVLTAGAVAAQLGTAFLRADEAGTNAVQRKALDDGGRPTAVTRAFSGRPARGLVNRFLREHTDHAPAAYPQLHRLTKPVRAASGQAGDPEAMSLWAGQTYSLAGGGAADEIVHTLWDEAREALRRATRRFE; encoded by the coding sequence ATGTTCGACAGCCTGCGCGTGCCCGTGATCGCCGCGCCCATGGCCGGTGGCCCCTCCACGCCCGAACTCGTCGCCGCGATGGGACGGGCGGGAGCCTTCGGATACCTGGCCGGTGGGTACCTCACCGCCGCGAGCCTGGCCGAGCAGATCGCCACCGTCCGTCGCCTGTCGGACGCCGCGTTCGGGGTGAACCTCTTCGTCCCCGGCATCCGATCCATTGTGGACTTGAGCGGGTACGTCGAGCGGGTGGGCCGCGAGGCCGAGCGGTACGGGACACAGGCCGGCGAACCCCGCTGGGACGACGACGGCTACTCGGCCAAGCTCGATCTCCTCGTCGAGTCGCGCGTGCCCGTGGTGTCGTTCACCTTCGGTGTGCCCTCCGACTCGGACGTCGACCGGTTGCACGAGGTGGGCACCACGGTGGTGGTCACGGTCACGTCCCCGGAGGAGGCTCGCGAGGCCACCGAGGTGGGCGCCGACGCGCTGTGCGTGCAGGGTTTCGAGGCGGGTGGCCACCGGAGTGTGTTCCACGACGACCCCGACGACCCGTGCGGGGGGCCGCTGTACGGGCTGCTGGCCGGACTGCGCCTGTGCTCCGCGGTCACCGACCTGCCCCTGGTGGCCGCGGGCGGGATCGTGCGGGGAGCCGACGTCGCCGCCGTGCTGACGGCGGGAGCGGTGGCCGCGCAGCTGGGCACCGCGTTCCTCCGCGCCGACGAGGCGGGCACGAACGCCGTGCAGCGCAAAGCTCTCGACGACGGTGGCCGTCCCACCGCGGTGACGCGTGCGTTCAGCGGTCGCCCGGCGCGGGGCCTGGTCAACCGGTTCCTGCGCGAGCACACCGACCACGCGCCCGCCGCTTACCCGCAACTGCACCGGCTGACCAAGCCCGTGCGGGCGGCCTCCGGCCAGGCGGGCGATCCCGAGGCCATGTCGCTGTGGGCGGGCCAGACGTACTCGCTGGCCGGCGGCGGCGCGGCAGACGAGATCGTCCACACGCTGTGGGACGAGGCGCGCGAGGCGCTGCGGCGGGCGACCCGCCGGTTCGAGTAG
- a CDS encoding VOC family protein, whose protein sequence is MDVLSSRILLNPKDPAVTTAFYRDILGLAIYREFPGGTVFFLGGGFLEIVGRSESGPAENVSLWLQVRDLDAVAAELRGKGVVLDREPRREPWGLDEAWLSDPDGTRIVLVEIPADHPLRVDVRTP, encoded by the coding sequence ATGGACGTGCTGAGCAGCCGCATTCTGCTGAACCCGAAGGACCCGGCCGTCACGACGGCGTTCTACCGCGACATCCTCGGTCTGGCGATCTACCGGGAGTTCCCCGGCGGCACGGTGTTCTTCCTCGGCGGAGGATTCCTGGAGATCGTCGGCCGCAGCGAGTCCGGGCCCGCGGAGAACGTGTCCCTGTGGCTCCAGGTCCGCGACCTCGACGCCGTCGCGGCCGAACTTCGCGGCAAGGGCGTCGTGCTCGACCGCGAACCGCGCCGCGAGCCGTGGGGTCTCGACGAAGCGTGGCTGTCGGACCCCGACGGGACGCGGATCGTGCTGGTGGAGATCCCGGCCGACCATCCTCTGCGGGTCGACGTACGCACGCCGTGA
- the lepA gene encoding translation elongation factor 4, producing the protein MTQPRPSADATFTPPEFIRNFCIIAHIDHGKSTLADRMLQLTGVVEERTMRAQYLDRMDIERERGITIKAQNVRLPWRHEGQDHVLHLIDTPGHVDFTYEVSRALEACEGAILLVDAAQGIEAQTLANLYLALDKDLHIIPVLNKIDLPAADPEKYAAELAGIIGCDPSDVLRVSAKTGEGVRELLDQVVTQVPAPTGDSEAPPRALIFDSVYDTYRGVVTYIRVVDGKITPRERIKMMSTGATHELLEVGIISPEPKACEGLGVGEVGYLITGVKDVRQSKVGDTVTSERKGAPEPLAGYREPVPMVFSGLYPLDGSDYPDLREALDKLQLNDAALSYEPETSVALGFGFRCGFLGLLHLEITRARLEREFGLELIATAPNVVYQVFMEDGTEHIVTNPSDWPTGGKIAEVREPVSKVTVIAPSEFIGAIMELCQGKRGQLLGMDYLSEDRVELRYKLPLAEIIFDFFDALKSRTRGYASLDYEEAGDQASDLVKVDILLQGEPVDAFSAIVHKDAAYSYGNRMATRLRELIPRQQFEVPIQAAIGSRIIARETIRAIRKDVLAKCYGGDISRKRKLLEKQKEGKKRMKTVGRVEVPQEAFVAALSTGDGDKGDKTDKGKGKGKK; encoded by the coding sequence GTGACACAGCCACGCCCGTCAGCCGACGCCACGTTCACACCGCCGGAGTTCATCCGCAACTTCTGCATCATCGCCCACATCGACCACGGCAAGTCCACCCTGGCCGACCGCATGCTGCAGCTCACCGGTGTGGTCGAGGAGCGCACGATGCGGGCCCAGTACCTCGACCGCATGGACATCGAGCGGGAACGGGGCATCACGATCAAGGCGCAGAACGTGCGCCTGCCGTGGCGGCACGAGGGGCAGGACCACGTGCTGCATCTGATCGACACCCCGGGCCACGTCGACTTCACCTACGAGGTCTCCCGCGCCCTGGAGGCGTGCGAGGGTGCGATTCTGCTGGTCGACGCGGCGCAGGGCATCGAGGCGCAGACGCTCGCGAACCTGTACCTGGCTCTCGACAAGGACCTCCACATCATCCCGGTCCTCAACAAGATCGACCTGCCCGCGGCGGATCCGGAGAAGTACGCCGCCGAGCTCGCGGGCATCATCGGGTGCGATCCCAGCGACGTGCTGCGGGTGTCGGCCAAGACGGGCGAGGGCGTGCGCGAGCTGCTCGACCAGGTCGTCACGCAGGTACCGGCCCCGACGGGGGACAGCGAGGCTCCTCCGCGGGCGTTGATCTTCGACTCCGTGTACGACACCTACCGTGGCGTGGTCACCTACATCAGGGTCGTGGACGGCAAGATCACGCCGCGCGAGCGCATCAAGATGATGTCCACGGGTGCCACGCACGAGCTGCTCGAGGTCGGCATCATCTCTCCGGAGCCGAAGGCGTGCGAGGGGCTCGGGGTCGGTGAGGTCGGCTACCTCATCACCGGTGTCAAGGACGTCCGGCAGTCGAAGGTCGGCGACACGGTGACCTCGGAGCGCAAGGGAGCTCCGGAGCCGCTGGCCGGCTACCGCGAGCCTGTGCCGATGGTGTTCTCGGGGTTGTATCCCCTCGACGGCTCCGACTACCCCGATCTGCGTGAGGCGCTCGACAAGCTGCAGTTGAACGACGCCGCGCTGAGCTACGAGCCCGAGACGTCGGTGGCGCTGGGCTTCGGGTTCCGCTGCGGGTTCCTCGGGCTGCTGCACCTGGAGATCACCAGGGCGAGGCTCGAACGCGAGTTCGGGCTCGAACTGATCGCCACCGCGCCGAACGTCGTCTACCAGGTGTTCATGGAGGACGGCACCGAGCACATCGTCACCAACCCGTCGGACTGGCCGACCGGCGGCAAGATCGCGGAGGTGCGCGAGCCGGTCAGCAAGGTGACCGTGATCGCTCCCTCGGAGTTCATCGGCGCGATCATGGAACTGTGCCAGGGCAAGCGCGGTCAGCTGCTCGGCATGGACTACCTGTCGGAGGACCGCGTCGAGCTGCGCTACAAGCTGCCGCTCGCAGAGATCATCTTCGACTTCTTCGACGCGCTGAAGTCGCGCACGCGCGGATACGCCTCGCTCGACTACGAGGAGGCGGGCGACCAGGCGTCCGACCTGGTCAAGGTGGACATCCTGCTGCAGGGCGAACCGGTGGACGCGTTCTCGGCGATCGTCCACAAGGACGCGGCCTACAGCTACGGCAACCGGATGGCCACCCGGCTGCGCGAGCTGATCCCGCGGCAGCAGTTCGAGGTGCCGATCCAGGCCGCCATCGGTTCGCGCATCATCGCCCGCGAGACGATCCGGGCGATCCGCAAGGACGTCCTCGCCAAGTGCTACGGCGGTGACATCTCGCGGAAGCGCAAGCTGCTGGAGAAGCAGAAGGAAGGCAAGAAGCGGATGAAGACGGTCGGCCGCGTCGAGGTGCCGCAGGAGGCCTTCGTGGCGGCGCTGTCGACCGGCGACGGTGACAAGGGCGACAAGACCGACAAGGGCAAGGGCAAGGGCAAGAAGTAG
- a CDS encoding class I SAM-dependent methyltransferase, which produces MSSLGQVLDRAFGHPRGPLGRLGGVVMARGNAATEHHVVAVAKPTAEESVLVVGPGPGVGLAAAAEHARQVIGVDPSHEMLELCAQRCSEAVEAGTVVLRHATAARTGADDESVDVVLGVNNLHLWEDRAAAFAELHRVLRPGGRMVLSAHEKWLPVDRHQLAKELEAAGFTDVQTWVWQPPSLLAGRAVQLRAWRAG; this is translated from the coding sequence ATGAGCTCTCTCGGACAGGTACTCGACCGCGCCTTCGGACATCCGCGCGGCCCGCTCGGCCGTCTCGGCGGAGTGGTGATGGCCCGGGGCAACGCGGCCACCGAACACCATGTCGTGGCCGTCGCGAAGCCCACGGCGGAGGAATCCGTACTGGTCGTCGGCCCCGGACCGGGAGTCGGCCTTGCGGCGGCCGCCGAACACGCGCGCCAGGTGATCGGCGTCGACCCGTCACACGAGATGCTCGAACTGTGCGCCCAGCGGTGTTCCGAGGCCGTCGAGGCGGGCACCGTCGTCCTGCGGCACGCCACCGCCGCGCGGACCGGTGCCGACGACGAGTCGGTGGACGTCGTCCTCGGCGTCAACAACCTCCATCTGTGGGAGGACAGGGCGGCGGCGTTCGCCGAACTGCACCGGGTGCTGCGCCCCGGCGGCCGCATGGTGCTCTCCGCACACGAGAAGTGGCTTCCCGTCGACCGCCACCAGCTGGCGAAGGAACTGGAGGCGGCCGGCTTCACCGACGTGCAGACGTGGGTGTGGCAGCCTCCGAGCCTGCTCGCCGGCCGGGCCGTGCAACTTCGGGCGTGGCGGGCCGGCTGA